A section of the Equus caballus isolate H_3958 breed thoroughbred chromosome 21, TB-T2T, whole genome shotgun sequence genome encodes:
- the LOC100629737 gene encoding spermatogenesis-associated protein 31E1 isoform X3 — protein METPILDLKSIVATWLSSSSASWVIGTILRILYGLGLFLLFFPCPKRNLPSQLTYKRRNVRKHQVEPRGRSSRSRKKRGALKAYRAGQKDPAEVGGLMPLSQSSPGRLSCKGCFHRLSSRDSPGEACKAASAGVRQQCRKPVEGAPLTMTPALSLALLTQRTLPLASTLPAEPSSDLTRTPLSPVATSSAPGHSHWPFPNSGHGRMSCHIEFLSRWNMIEVLFFPVSSHFESQQGHLSCHRPVASLWGGPTNREGETDSPSVANPEVPKPLETEITESIQTEVWEKEPDDPGTPQMLEAHGIMSGLNFRWGLPLLSLEPADLKACEAQPSALPRSPLPPAATCDSGAPSKAYFTHFMGKPLEPPPGDQVLTLTTKPSVPRLARPLPAPSPVCEEDQKALGGTLPGEGSGPSEASLLGQEGRPPSPTFPFSLSERKGQSGTFVGA, from the exons atggaaactcctatcttagATCTAAAAAGCATTGTTGCTACCTGGTTGAGCTCCAGTTCcgcttcctgggtgattgggaccatcctccgcatcctgtatggactggggctcttcctcctgttctttccCTGCCCCAAAAGGAATTTGCCCTCACAACTAACTTACAaaaggagaaacgtcaggaag catcaagtggagccgagagggaggagcagcaggagcaggaagaaaaggggagctctGAAAG cttacagagctggccAGAAGGACCCGGCAGAAGTGGGGGGCCTGATGCCCCTTTCGCAAAG ctccccggggaggctgtcttgtaagggATGCTTCCATCGCTTGTCATCTCGAGATTCCCCTGGGGAGGCGTGCAAGGCAGCGTCTGCTGGAGTCCGCCAGCAATGCAGGAAGCCTGTGgaaggtgctcctctcaccatgactccagcactttccctggctcttctgaCCCAGCGCACTCTACCTTTGGCCTCCACTCTGCCAGCAGAACCTTCATCTGACTTGACCAGAACTCCACTCAGCCCTGTTGCCACGAGCTCAGCTCCAGGTCACTCCCATTGGCcgtttcccaactcaggccacggccgcaTGAGCTGTCACATTGAGTTCCTCTCCCGGTGGAACATGATCGAGGTCTTGTTCTTCCCTGTGTCATCACACTTTGAGTCTCAGCAAGGGCACCTGTCCTGCCACCGACCAGTGGCCTCACtctggggaggccccacaaacagggagggagagactgataGCCCCTCAGTTGCCAACCCTGAGGTGCCGAAGCCACTCGAGACAGAAATCACGGAAAGCATACAAACGGAGGTCTGGGAAAAAGAACCAGATGATCCAGGCACTCCTCAGATGCTCGAAGCACACGGTATCatgtctgggctgaatttccgctggggcctacccctcctgtcCTTGGAGCCTGCAGATCTgaaagcatgtgaggctcaaccctcggcccttccacggtcccctTTGCCCCCCGCAGCCACCTGTGATTCTGGGGCCCCCTCGAAAGCTTACTTTACACACTTCAtgggaaaacctcttgagcctcctccaGGTGACCAGGTCTTAACTTTGACGACAAAACCATCAGTTCCTAggctggcccgtcccctccccgctccctcacctgtgtgtgaggaagatcagaaggccctgggagggaccctacctggcgaAGGCAGTGGGCCCTCGGAAGCCTCTCTCTTGGGACaggagggccggccgccttctccaaCCTTCCCATTCAGCCTCTCAGAGAGGAAAGGGCAGAGTGGGACCTTCGTGGGGGCCTAG
- the LOC100629737 gene encoding uncharacterized protein isoform X2, with amino-acid sequence MAKAVELVLQRQVEPRGRSSRSRKKRGALKAYRAGRKDLAEVVGLMPLSQSSSGRLSYKGCFHHLSSQDSPGEACKAASAGVRQQCRKPVEGAPLTTTPALSLALLTQRTLPLASTLPAEPPSALTRTPLSPVAMSSAPGHSRWPFPNSGHGLMSRRLEFLSRWNMIKHQVEPRGRSSRSRKKRGALKAYRAGQKDPAEVGGLMPLSQSSPGRLSCKGCFHRLSSRDSPGEACKAASAGVRQQCRKPVEGAPLTMTPALSLALLTQRTLPLASTLPAEPSSDLTRTPLSPVATSSAPGHSHWPFPNSGHGRMSCHIEFLSRWNMIEVLFFPVSSHFESQQGHLSCHRPVASLWGGPTNREGETDSPSVANPEVPKPLETEITESIQTEVWEKEPDDPGTPQMLEAHGIMSGLNFRWGLPLLSLEPADLKACEAQPSALPRSPLPPAATCDSGAPSKAYFTHFMGKPLEPPPGDQVLTLTTKPSVPRLARPLPAPSPVCEEDQKALGGTLPGEGSGPSEASLLGQEGRPPSPTFPFSLSERKGQSGTFVGA; translated from the exons ATGGCCAAAGCTGTTGAACTAGTACTACAA cgtcaagtggagccgagagggaggagcagcaggagcaggaagaaaaggggagctttgaaag cttacagagctggccggaaggacctggcagaagtggtGGGCCTGATGCCCCTTTCGCAAAG CTCCTCGGGGAGGCTGTCTTATAAGGGATGCTTCCATCACTTGTCATCTCAAGActcccctggggaggcgtgcAAGGCAGCGTCTGCTGGAGTCCGCCAGCAATGCAGGAAGCCTGTGgaaggtgctcctctcaccacgactccagcactttccctggctcttctgaCCCAGCGCACTCTACCTTTGGCCTCCACTCTGCCAGCAGAACCTCCATCGGCCTTGACCAGAACTCCACTCAGCCCTGTTGCCATGAGCTCAGCTCCAGGTCACTCCCGTTGGCcgtttcccaactcaggccacggcctCATGAGCCGCCGCCTTGAGTTCCTCTCCCGGTGGAACATGATCAAG catcaagtggagccgagagggaggagcagcaggagcaggaagaaaaggggagctctGAAAG cttacagagctggccAGAAGGACCCGGCAGAAGTGGGGGGCCTGATGCCCCTTTCGCAAAG ctccccggggaggctgtcttgtaagggATGCTTCCATCGCTTGTCATCTCGAGATTCCCCTGGGGAGGCGTGCAAGGCAGCGTCTGCTGGAGTCCGCCAGCAATGCAGGAAGCCTGTGgaaggtgctcctctcaccatgactccagcactttccctggctcttctgaCCCAGCGCACTCTACCTTTGGCCTCCACTCTGCCAGCAGAACCTTCATCTGACTTGACCAGAACTCCACTCAGCCCTGTTGCCACGAGCTCAGCTCCAGGTCACTCCCATTGGCcgtttcccaactcaggccacggccgcaTGAGCTGTCACATTGAGTTCCTCTCCCGGTGGAACATGATCGAGGTCTTGTTCTTCCCTGTGTCATCACACTTTGAGTCTCAGCAAGGGCACCTGTCCTGCCACCGACCAGTGGCCTCACtctggggaggccccacaaacagggagggagagactgataGCCCCTCAGTTGCCAACCCTGAGGTGCCGAAGCCACTCGAGACAGAAATCACGGAAAGCATACAAACGGAGGTCTGGGAAAAAGAACCAGATGATCCAGGCACTCCTCAGATGCTCGAAGCACACGGTATCatgtctgggctgaatttccgctggggcctacccctcctgtcCTTGGAGCCTGCAGATCTgaaagcatgtgaggctcaaccctcggcccttccacggtcccctTTGCCCCCCGCAGCCACCTGTGATTCTGGGGCCCCCTCGAAAGCTTACTTTACACACTTCAtgggaaaacctcttgagcctcctccaGGTGACCAGGTCTTAACTTTGACGACAAAACCATCAGTTCCTAggctggcccgtcccctccccgctccctcacctgtgtgtgaggaagatcagaaggccctgggagggaccctacctggcgaAGGCAGTGGGCCCTCGGAAGCCTCTCTCTTGGGACaggagggccggccgccttctccaaCCTTCCCATTCAGCCTCTCAGAGAGGAAAGGGCAGAGTGGGACCTTCGTGGGGGCCTAG
- the LOC100629737 gene encoding uncharacterized protein isoform X1, whose product MQSVYSWSREERGGLGLRPRSFLFFLSFQRQVEPRGRSSRSRKKRGALKAYRAGRKDLAEVVGLMPLSQSSSGRLSYKGCFHHLSSQDSPGEACKAASAGVRQQCRKPVEGAPLTTTPALSLALLTQRTLPLASTLPAEPPSALTRTPLSPVAMSSAPGHSRWPFPNSGHGLMSRRLEFLSRWNMIKHQVEPRGRSSRSRKKRGALKAYRAGQKDPAEVGGLMPLSQSSPGRLSCKGCFHRLSSRDSPGEACKAASAGVRQQCRKPVEGAPLTMTPALSLALLTQRTLPLASTLPAEPSSDLTRTPLSPVATSSAPGHSHWPFPNSGHGRMSCHIEFLSRWNMIEVLFFPVSSHFESQQGHLSCHRPVASLWGGPTNREGETDSPSVANPEVPKPLETEITESIQTEVWEKEPDDPGTPQMLEAHGIMSGLNFRWGLPLLSLEPADLKACEAQPSALPRSPLPPAATCDSGAPSKAYFTHFMGKPLEPPPGDQVLTLTTKPSVPRLARPLPAPSPVCEEDQKALGGTLPGEGSGPSEASLLGQEGRPPSPTFPFSLSERKGQSGTFVGA is encoded by the exons ATGCAAAGCGTCTACAGCTggtccagagaggagaggggaggcttGGGTCTCAGGCCCCggagtttcttgttttttctctcatttcagcgtcaagtggagccgagagggaggagcagcaggagcaggaagaaaaggggagctttgaaag cttacagagctggccggaaggacctggcagaagtggtGGGCCTGATGCCCCTTTCGCAAAG CTCCTCGGGGAGGCTGTCTTATAAGGGATGCTTCCATCACTTGTCATCTCAAGActcccctggggaggcgtgcAAGGCAGCGTCTGCTGGAGTCCGCCAGCAATGCAGGAAGCCTGTGgaaggtgctcctctcaccacgactccagcactttccctggctcttctgaCCCAGCGCACTCTACCTTTGGCCTCCACTCTGCCAGCAGAACCTCCATCGGCCTTGACCAGAACTCCACTCAGCCCTGTTGCCATGAGCTCAGCTCCAGGTCACTCCCGTTGGCcgtttcccaactcaggccacggcctCATGAGCCGCCGCCTTGAGTTCCTCTCCCGGTGGAACATGATCAAG catcaagtggagccgagagggaggagcagcaggagcaggaagaaaaggggagctctGAAAG cttacagagctggccAGAAGGACCCGGCAGAAGTGGGGGGCCTGATGCCCCTTTCGCAAAG ctccccggggaggctgtcttgtaagggATGCTTCCATCGCTTGTCATCTCGAGATTCCCCTGGGGAGGCGTGCAAGGCAGCGTCTGCTGGAGTCCGCCAGCAATGCAGGAAGCCTGTGgaaggtgctcctctcaccatgactccagcactttccctggctcttctgaCCCAGCGCACTCTACCTTTGGCCTCCACTCTGCCAGCAGAACCTTCATCTGACTTGACCAGAACTCCACTCAGCCCTGTTGCCACGAGCTCAGCTCCAGGTCACTCCCATTGGCcgtttcccaactcaggccacggccgcaTGAGCTGTCACATTGAGTTCCTCTCCCGGTGGAACATGATCGAGGTCTTGTTCTTCCCTGTGTCATCACACTTTGAGTCTCAGCAAGGGCACCTGTCCTGCCACCGACCAGTGGCCTCACtctggggaggccccacaaacagggagggagagactgataGCCCCTCAGTTGCCAACCCTGAGGTGCCGAAGCCACTCGAGACAGAAATCACGGAAAGCATACAAACGGAGGTCTGGGAAAAAGAACCAGATGATCCAGGCACTCCTCAGATGCTCGAAGCACACGGTATCatgtctgggctgaatttccgctggggcctacccctcctgtcCTTGGAGCCTGCAGATCTgaaagcatgtgaggctcaaccctcggcccttccacggtcccctTTGCCCCCCGCAGCCACCTGTGATTCTGGGGCCCCCTCGAAAGCTTACTTTACACACTTCAtgggaaaacctcttgagcctcctccaGGTGACCAGGTCTTAACTTTGACGACAAAACCATCAGTTCCTAggctggcccgtcccctccccgctccctcacctgtgtgtgaggaagatcagaaggccctgggagggaccctacctggcgaAGGCAGTGGGCCCTCGGAAGCCTCTCTCTTGGGACaggagggccggccgccttctccaaCCTTCCCATTCAGCCTCTCAGAGAGGAAAGGGCAGAGTGGGACCTTCGTGGGGGCCTAG